One genomic segment of Marinobacter sp. F4206 includes these proteins:
- a CDS encoding bifunctional diguanylate cyclase/phosphodiesterase: MAPELTDQHFSKGLTARILVVDDEPRLLQTLATLLRENGYEVTEAHGGNRACELVDSQSFDLALLDLRMPEVDGFDVMAHLADVQPDCGAIVVSGESSFSAVSRALRRGALDYIRKPFDPEELLATVASVTNKQSLLKAHEHIQLRLEKSEALHRYIVNSSPDIVFMLDDDGHFCFVNSKVESLLGYQPSELCGHHFRHILDDRDVTRGLYALNGPNITADNPRTLEVRLKTRGSRRATRHFEITAFPIDPQTWPHSHATHGGGNGQTARYYGSARDVTERKEAEAFINFQAYHDLLTRLPNRALFKDRLELAITHARRGDQKLAVMFLDLDRFKVVNDTLGHAMGDRLLQAVTHRLEKCLRKGDTLSRFGGDEFTLLLPSIHSPEDARQIAKKLIKALRAPFQLGDHEVFVGVSIGISIFPEAGDSMDQLIQNADIAMYHVKARGKDGYRFFSESMSIDSANRLNLERDLRLALERDELRVFYQPQVCSTSNRIVGLEALVRWQHPERGLLYPRDFLPLAEETRLIGQLSERVLDQACQDVGRWIRAGHPDLRLAVNLSPVQVEHPRFVETLIERVRAHRFPASNLEIEITENVIMNDLEQISQKLRELASMGVRIAIDDFGTGYSSLNYLHRLPIHTLKVDQSFVKAIRSGDDGACIVNAIVAMAHGLKLEIVAEGVETDEQLEYLRKLGCHQVQGFFYGPARPAAHISRTLGEAPAKAASFS, from the coding sequence ATGGCACCTGAACTCACTGATCAGCATTTCAGTAAAGGGTTAACGGCACGCATTCTGGTGGTGGACGACGAACCGCGCCTGCTGCAGACACTCGCCACGCTACTGCGTGAGAACGGCTATGAAGTCACCGAGGCCCACGGCGGCAACCGCGCCTGCGAGCTCGTTGATTCGCAATCGTTTGACCTGGCCTTGCTTGACCTCAGAATGCCGGAGGTGGACGGCTTCGACGTCATGGCCCATCTGGCCGACGTGCAGCCGGACTGTGGAGCCATCGTGGTCAGTGGCGAAAGCTCGTTCAGCGCCGTCAGTCGCGCCCTGCGCCGAGGTGCGCTGGACTACATCCGGAAACCGTTTGACCCGGAAGAACTGCTGGCGACCGTTGCCAGCGTGACCAACAAGCAGTCCCTGCTCAAAGCCCACGAGCACATTCAACTGCGCCTGGAAAAATCCGAGGCATTGCACCGCTACATCGTGAACAGCTCACCGGACATCGTCTTCATGCTCGACGATGACGGCCACTTCTGTTTTGTAAACAGCAAAGTGGAAAGCCTGCTGGGCTACCAGCCATCCGAACTGTGCGGGCACCACTTCCGCCATATTCTGGACGACCGGGATGTCACCCGGGGCCTGTACGCCCTGAATGGCCCCAACATTACCGCGGACAATCCGAGGACCCTGGAAGTCCGACTGAAGACCCGGGGCAGCCGGCGTGCTACACGGCATTTCGAGATCACCGCGTTTCCAATCGATCCCCAGACCTGGCCACACTCCCATGCCACCCATGGCGGAGGAAATGGCCAGACTGCCCGCTATTACGGTAGTGCCCGCGATGTCACCGAACGTAAGGAAGCCGAGGCGTTCATCAATTTCCAGGCCTATCACGATCTGCTGACGCGACTTCCCAACCGGGCCCTGTTCAAGGACCGCCTGGAACTTGCCATCACTCACGCCCGCCGTGGCGACCAGAAACTGGCCGTGATGTTCCTGGACCTGGACCGGTTCAAGGTCGTGAACGATACCCTCGGGCATGCCATGGGCGACCGCCTGCTGCAGGCTGTAACCCACCGCCTGGAAAAATGCCTCCGAAAAGGTGACACCCTGTCCCGCTTTGGCGGTGATGAGTTCACGCTCCTGCTGCCATCCATCCACAGCCCCGAGGATGCGAGACAGATCGCCAAGAAGCTGATCAAGGCGCTTCGGGCGCCCTTCCAGCTCGGCGACCACGAAGTGTTCGTGGGTGTCAGTATTGGCATTTCGATCTTCCCCGAAGCTGGCGATAGCATGGACCAGCTGATCCAGAATGCCGACATTGCCATGTACCACGTCAAGGCCCGGGGCAAAGACGGCTACCGTTTCTTTTCCGAGAGCATGAGTATCGATTCTGCCAACCGTCTCAATCTGGAGCGGGATCTTCGCCTGGCGCTTGAGCGGGATGAACTGCGCGTGTTCTATCAGCCCCAGGTCTGCTCCACCAGCAATCGTATTGTCGGGCTCGAGGCACTCGTCCGCTGGCAGCATCCTGAGCGCGGACTGCTCTACCCCCGGGATTTCCTGCCACTGGCCGAGGAAACCCGGCTGATTGGACAGCTCAGTGAACGGGTTCTCGATCAGGCCTGCCAGGATGTTGGTCGATGGATTCGCGCGGGACACCCGGATCTGCGCCTGGCGGTGAATCTGTCGCCGGTCCAGGTCGAACATCCCAGGTTTGTCGAAACCCTCATCGAGCGGGTACGGGCCCACCGGTTTCCGGCGAGTAACCTGGAAATCGAGATTACCGAAAACGTGATCATGAATGACCTTGAGCAGATCAGCCAGAAGTTGCGCGAACTTGCGTCCATGGGCGTGCGCATCGCCATCGACGATTTCGGCACCGGCTACTCTTCCCTCAACTACCTGCACCGACTCCCTATTCACACCCTCAAGGTCGACCAGTCCTTTGTGAAAGCGATCCGCAGCGGCGACGACGGCGCCTGTATCGTGAACGCCATCGTTGCCATGGCCCACGGGCTCAAACTGGAGATCGTTGCGGAAGGCGTAGAAACCGACGAACAGCTCGAATACCTGCGAAAGCTGGGCTGCCACCAGGTTCAGGGCTTCTTCTACGGCCCTGCCAGACCGGCGGCACACATTTCCAGAACCCTGGGCGAGGCACCCGCCAAGGCCGCCTCGTTCTCATAA
- the nudC gene encoding NAD(+) diphosphatase, translating into MAISNADWTPGWTTTPPQAGDRLLAISGSNILKPDDGWLLSWEAVGHSDAIGEAVSLGSVDGKRVYVTELEDDAGSGLDPVALRDALLMMEEAPAELLSTGFQVWQWWRDHRYCGRCGLETGFHPQERAKWCDPCGIPWYPRLAPCVIVVIRRDDRLLLARSTRARHHFYSLIAGFVEPGESLEGAVAREVKEETGLDITNVRYQSSQPWPFPHQLMVGFFADYAGGDLVLQEDELADADWYLPGDTPPVPPQTTIAGRLIRAMESEISRGGIAL; encoded by the coding sequence ATGGCGATCTCGAACGCAGACTGGACTCCGGGCTGGACCACGACCCCGCCGCAGGCAGGAGACCGGCTGCTGGCTATTTCAGGTTCAAACATCCTCAAGCCGGACGACGGCTGGCTCCTTTCCTGGGAAGCCGTCGGGCACTCCGACGCCATCGGCGAGGCCGTGTCGCTTGGCTCCGTGGACGGCAAGCGTGTCTATGTCACGGAACTGGAGGACGATGCCGGATCCGGGCTTGACCCCGTGGCGCTCAGAGATGCCCTGTTAATGATGGAGGAGGCCCCCGCAGAACTGTTGAGCACCGGATTTCAGGTCTGGCAATGGTGGCGTGACCACCGGTATTGCGGCCGTTGTGGACTGGAAACCGGGTTTCACCCTCAGGAACGGGCAAAATGGTGCGATCCCTGCGGCATTCCCTGGTACCCGAGACTCGCGCCGTGCGTGATAGTCGTTATTCGACGGGATGACCGGCTGCTGCTTGCGAGGTCAACCCGGGCCCGGCATCACTTTTACAGTCTGATTGCCGGCTTCGTCGAGCCCGGTGAAAGCCTGGAAGGCGCTGTCGCCCGAGAGGTGAAAGAGGAAACTGGCCTCGACATAACCAACGTCCGGTATCAATCGTCCCAGCCCTGGCCGTTTCCACACCAGCTGATGGTGGGTTTTTTCGCCGACTATGCCGGTGGGGATCTTGTCCTTCAGGAGGATGAGTTGGCGGATGCTGACTGGTATTTGCCCGGGGACACCCCGCCGGTGCCGCCACAAACCACCATTGCCGGTCGCCTGATCCGGGCCATGGAGAGCGAGATTTCCCGTGGAGGAATAGCCCTTTGA
- a CDS encoding DUF2156 domain-containing protein, translating into MSDQILALDGLRELAGNSFSFTERVGYLKKYGTHSQSFSTLQPGMQYFDVPGVGYLAYMRKWGGTFVLSDPVCAPENFAVILEHFHNRFPNASYIQVSKPVVDFMHLRFGLYGTQFGSESRIDLRKWSLTGKKKQILRTALNQAEKNNITVKERFSDDHTREISEAWIRTRKCKSNEIRFLIRPMEMEYRENERHFYAYEGDRAVGFIYFDPIYRNNEIISYVPNISRANADFRQGIFYTLMAHAMDVFKAEGVPYLDLGLIPLSLDAATEHQESRSLKRLLHLVYEKGNFLYNFKGLEFTKSRFRGDSFKTYCCHKRAIPALEFLAMFKLTRLL; encoded by the coding sequence ATGTCGGATCAGATTCTTGCACTGGACGGACTCCGTGAACTGGCAGGCAACTCGTTTTCCTTCACGGAACGGGTTGGTTACCTGAAAAAGTACGGAACCCATTCCCAGTCCTTCTCAACCCTGCAGCCGGGCATGCAGTATTTCGACGTGCCCGGGGTTGGCTATCTTGCCTACATGCGCAAGTGGGGGGGAACCTTCGTGTTATCTGATCCGGTCTGTGCCCCGGAGAATTTTGCGGTCATTCTCGAACATTTTCACAACCGCTTCCCGAACGCCAGCTACATCCAGGTATCCAAACCGGTGGTGGATTTCATGCACCTTCGATTCGGTCTCTATGGCACCCAGTTCGGCAGCGAATCCCGCATTGATCTGCGCAAGTGGTCCCTGACCGGCAAGAAAAAACAGATCCTTCGCACCGCCCTGAACCAGGCTGAGAAAAATAACATCACGGTCAAGGAGCGGTTCAGCGATGACCATACCCGGGAAATTTCGGAGGCCTGGATCCGGACCCGGAAGTGCAAGAGCAACGAGATCCGTTTCCTGATTCGCCCGATGGAGATGGAATACCGGGAGAATGAACGTCACTTCTACGCCTATGAGGGTGACAGGGCCGTAGGCTTTATCTATTTCGACCCGATCTACCGCAACAATGAGATCATCAGCTACGTGCCGAACATCTCCCGGGCCAATGCCGATTTCCGTCAAGGCATTTTTTATACCCTGATGGCTCATGCCATGGACGTATTCAAGGCCGAGGGCGTCCCCTACCTTGATCTTGGCCTGATTCCGCTGTCACTGGATGCCGCCACCGAGCATCAGGAAAGCCGGTCGCTGAAACGACTTCTGCACCTGGTCTACGAGAAGGGGAATTTCCTCTATAACTTCAAAGGCCTGGAATTCACCAAGTCACGCTTCAGGGGCGACAGCTTCAAAACCTACTGCTGCCACAAGCGGGCCATTCCTGCCCTTGAGTTTCTGGCCATGTTCAAACTGACGCGACTGTTGTAA
- the murI gene encoding glutamate racemase has product MKTDSVPRVLVFDSGVGGLSIAASVVRHLPGTELVYLADNAGFPYGDQPESVVIERCCRLTGEALAQYPCDIIIVACNTASTVVLPHLRAITSTPVVGVVPAIKPAAARTRNGRIGLLATPATVRRPYLDNLVDEFAGHCQVERIGHPDLVRWVEESVSGVDVPRRELSEAVAGFHEAGVDTVVLGCTHYPLLLEALRDVLPGVAFWVDSGEAIARRVAFLLGELGKAGDAVPEAVPGESPVRAALFSGPAPEGLAGFMTNLGLRPRTVIAHWPVQAKPVTTVASV; this is encoded by the coding sequence TTGAAGACGGATTCTGTCCCCAGGGTTCTGGTGTTTGATTCCGGAGTTGGCGGCCTGAGCATAGCCGCCAGTGTCGTCCGGCACTTGCCGGGAACGGAACTGGTCTACCTTGCCGATAATGCCGGGTTTCCTTACGGCGACCAGCCCGAGTCGGTGGTCATCGAGCGGTGTTGTCGATTGACGGGCGAGGCTCTGGCCCAGTACCCGTGCGACATCATCATCGTGGCCTGTAATACGGCCAGCACCGTGGTTCTGCCCCACCTCCGTGCCATAACGTCGACACCGGTGGTCGGCGTGGTGCCTGCGATCAAGCCGGCCGCGGCCAGAACCCGGAATGGTCGCATTGGTCTGCTCGCAACTCCGGCCACGGTGCGCCGACCCTACCTGGATAATCTGGTCGACGAATTTGCCGGACACTGCCAGGTTGAACGTATCGGCCATCCTGATCTGGTGCGCTGGGTGGAAGAGTCGGTGAGCGGTGTGGACGTGCCCCGCCGTGAGCTTTCCGAAGCGGTCGCCGGTTTTCACGAGGCGGGCGTGGACACGGTGGTATTGGGATGCACCCATTATCCGTTGTTACTGGAAGCGCTTCGGGACGTCCTGCCCGGAGTGGCGTTCTGGGTGGATTCCGGAGAAGCCATTGCTCGGCGGGTTGCCTTTTTGCTGGGCGAGCTGGGTAAGGCTGGTGATGCGGTCCCGGAGGCGGTTCCTGGCGAGTCGCCGGTGCGGGCCGCACTGTTTTCCGGTCCGGCACCCGAGGGCTTGGCCGGCTTCATGACCAACCTGGGGCTGCGTCCACGGACGGTAATTGCCCACTGGCCGGTTCAGGCCAAGCCAGTTACAACAGTCGCGTCAGTTTGA
- a CDS encoding class I SAM-dependent methyltransferase, translating to MRDKYKYIGPVYDFLSNLYSGKNIHRCKTAMLDVETVQPGDRILFAGVGHGRDAIRAAELGADVTVVDLSETMLRKFAEAQEKEAPHLTIRRIHSDIMKVEEFEQYDMVVANFFLNVFGEDMMVRVLEHLIRLGKADARVVVGDFCYPTGNVVARMFKKLYWYMAVFTFWLFANNAFHKIYNYPEHMQRLGLKVTEKKHFKLLNMDCYWSILGRKQA from the coding sequence ATGCGCGACAAGTACAAATATATTGGCCCGGTTTACGATTTTCTGAGCAACCTCTACAGCGGCAAAAACATACACCGCTGCAAAACCGCCATGCTGGATGTGGAAACCGTGCAACCCGGCGACCGCATTCTGTTTGCCGGCGTTGGTCATGGCAGAGATGCCATCCGTGCCGCCGAACTGGGCGCGGACGTAACCGTCGTCGATCTGTCCGAAACCATGCTGCGCAAGTTCGCGGAGGCCCAGGAAAAGGAAGCCCCTCATCTCACCATCCGTCGTATCCACAGCGACATCATGAAGGTGGAAGAATTCGAGCAGTACGACATGGTCGTCGCCAATTTCTTCCTGAACGTGTTCGGTGAAGACATGATGGTCCGGGTACTGGAACACCTGATTCGCCTGGGCAAGGCCGACGCGCGGGTCGTGGTCGGCGACTTCTGCTACCCCACGGGTAACGTGGTGGCTCGCATGTTCAAGAAGCTTTACTGGTACATGGCGGTCTTTACCTTCTGGCTGTTTGCCAACAACGCCTTCCACAAAATCTACAACTACCCCGAGCACATGCAGCGCCTGGGCCTGAAGGTCACCGAAAAGAAGCATTTCAAGCTTCTGAACATGGACTGCTACTGGTCCATCCTCGGCCGCAAACAGGCCTGA